A window of Coregonus clupeaformis isolate EN_2021a chromosome 28, ASM2061545v1, whole genome shotgun sequence contains these coding sequences:
- the LOC121542521 gene encoding galactose-specific lectin nattectin-like: protein MAMLTIFLLLSAAFALGDARDLNDAENLIPNLPIESEEMGAKEKWGLQTRSSSCPPGWHSSGTHCYQYVPILANWPEAEHYCLLLGGNLASVHSRSQYNFLLSVIQRSANGAQRIWIGANDAIKEGLWLWSDGSRFRYQNWGQGQPDNSNHGAWNDNTNGREHCMEMNYGGDRGQNDAPCRMQLPFMCSRKL, encoded by the exons ATGGCGATGTTGACCATATTTCTGCTTCTCAGCGCTGCCTTTGCTCTGGGTGATGCAA GGGATCTGAATGACGCAGAGAACCTGATACCCAACCTGCCAATCG AGTCTGAGGAGATGGGGGCGAAGGAGAAGTGGGGACTACAAACCAGGAGTTCATCATGCCCACCTGGTTGGCACAGTTCTGGGACACACTGTTATCAGTACGTCCCCATCTTGGCCAATTGGCCAGAGGCAGAG caTTACTGTTTGCTATTGGGAGGTAACCTGGCATCAGTGCACAGCCGTTCCCAGTATAACTTCCTCCTGTCTGTCATCCAAAGAAGTGCCAACGGAGCCCAGCGCATCTGGATTGGAGCCAACGATGCCATCAAG GAGGGTCTTTGGCTGTGGAGCGACGGGTCCAGGTTTAGGTACCAGAACTGGGGCCAGGGGCAACCCGATAACAGCAACCATGGTGCTTGGAACGACAACACGAATGGCCGTGAGCATTGCATGGAGATGAACTATGGAG GTGACCGCGGCCAGAATGATGCACCCTGTAGGATGCAACTGCCATTCATGTGTTCCAGAAAACTGTGA